One Borreliella chilensis DNA window includes the following coding sequences:
- a CDS encoding molecular chaperone GroES, which produces MKNIKPLADRVLIKIKEAESKTISGLYIPENAKEKTNIGTVVAIGSKKEEITVKVGDTVLYEKYAGAAVKIENKEHLILKAKEIVAIIEE; this is translated from the coding sequence ATGAAAAATATTAAGCCTTTAGCTGATAGAGTTTTAATAAAGATAAAAGAAGCTGAGAGTAAAACAATCTCAGGACTTTACATACCAGAAAATGCAAAAGAAAAAACAAATATTGGAACAGTTGTAGCCATTGGTTCTAAAAAAGAAGAGATCACTGTAAAAGTTGGCGACACTGTACTTTATGAAAAATATGCAGGTGCTGCTGTAAAAATTGAAAATAAAGAGCATTTAATACTAAAAGCAAAAGAAATAGTTGCAATAATAGAAGAGTAA
- a CDS encoding lipoprotein, protein MGNLIDVITRDNKNFIILFVFFLIASHLNSATVGLASWYGEAFHGKITANGEKFDMMALTAAHKELPFNTTVRVTNLLNNRSVVVRINDRGPFRKDRIIDLSKHAAEKLDFLGIGVAPVKIEVIESVNEKKTSVSKSSDFKKAFNTPEIEEEKKTKQSEENISVGNKSSNLLTDYSITAGEETDFYIQVGSYRKKDYADRAYRILKKTGLFVVVNSHGPFYTVFIPTNADNVQRNIELIKSAGYKDTLVRKTKVPGESLIMD, encoded by the coding sequence TTTAAATTCTGCTACAGTAGGCCTTGCTTCATGGTATGGTGAGGCTTTCCATGGTAAAATTACTGCTAATGGAGAGAAATTTGATATGATGGCTCTTACTGCTGCTCACAAAGAACTGCCTTTTAATACTACCGTAAGAGTTACAAATCTTTTAAACAATAGATCGGTTGTTGTAAGAATTAACGATAGAGGGCCTTTTAGAAAGGATAGAATAATTGATTTATCAAAGCATGCTGCTGAAAAGCTTGACTTTTTGGGCATAGGAGTTGCTCCTGTTAAAATTGAAGTAATTGAAAGTGTGAATGAAAAAAAAACTTCTGTTTCAAAATCTAGTGATTTTAAAAAAGCATTTAATACTCCAGAGATTGAAGAAGAAAAGAAAACCAAGCAATCAGAAGAGAATATTTCTGTTGGAAATAAATCTTCAAATTTATTAACAGATTATTCAATTACTGCAGGCGAAGAAACAGATTTCTATATACAAGTTGGATCTTATAGAAAAAAAGATTATGCTGACAGGGCTTATCGAATATTAAAAAAAACCGGTCTTTTTGTTGTAGTAAATTCTCATGGACCGTTTTATACTGTTTTTATTCCTACTAATGCTGATAATGTTCAAAGAAATATAGAGCTGATTAAATCTGCTGGGTATAAAGACACTTTAGTAAGAAAAACCAAGGTTCCAGGTGAAAGTCTTATTATGGATTAA
- a CDS encoding valyl-tRNA synthetase, whose protein sequence is MNCIPLEKYDPKTFEDEIYSKWLEHNVFSPDNSLFGKFSMVAPPPNVTGVLHMGHALNFILQDVLVRYKRMKKNSTLWLFGTDHAGIATQAVFERHLKSIGKSKDDFEREEFVREIFKLKNKHRGVIVDQIKKLGASYDHSRERFTLDENLCKAVSKVFKDLYSKGLIYRGEYLVNLDPGSGSVVSDEEIEYKEVDGKLYFIRYFIDSSSFIEIATTRPETMFGDTAIAVNPNDERYKSLVGKEVTIPLTTKKIKVIADFYVDSAFGTGALKVTPAHDPNDFEISKRHNIPKVNILTQDGKLNKNVPLQYQGLKMKDARFKIEIELMEKGFLKDVKKHKQQVGHCYRSGEVIEPYLSTQWFVKMKPLADKALKALENGELRFYPKKWENTYKYWLSNIRDWCISRQLVWGHRIPAWYNIDTSELVISDTDPSLDEKNMGKRFVQDPDVLDTWFSSWLWPFSSLGWPDITVDFKNYYPTDALITAYDIIFFWVARMVMAGLEFTGQIPFKDVYITPLLRDKHGKKMSKSLGNGIDPLDIINEYGSDSLRFTLSFLSVQGQDLNIDTKDFMFGAKFANKVFNASKFILLNLKNREILNDLKFNDIDKWLLTSLNSTILGVESSFTNYKYNEASKFIYEFFWNDFCDWYIEISKIDLNSRNVNIQNMAISKLLFFLKKALLILHPFIPFVTEKIYSEFSEKGDILALNEYPSFDIANNFQEEFESFKAFKTFIVSVRTLRSEFNISPSIKIDVALKFDADFKYERYFNSNECIARKMINFRNLFYNKNYDGMIGVAVAGFEIYADIKSLIDKAKELRRLEKQLEKYKMLRISASKKLENENFLMNAPKEIVESEKLKLVEFSSLIDKINSYILNLKNL, encoded by the coding sequence ATGAATTGCATACCTTTAGAAAAATATGATCCTAAGACATTTGAAGATGAAATTTACAGCAAGTGGCTTGAACACAATGTATTTTCTCCGGATAATTCTTTATTTGGAAAATTTAGCATGGTTGCGCCTCCCCCTAATGTTACAGGTGTGTTGCACATGGGGCATGCTCTTAATTTTATTTTGCAAGATGTTCTTGTGCGATATAAAAGAATGAAAAAAAATAGTACTTTGTGGCTTTTTGGAACAGATCATGCAGGAATAGCAACTCAGGCTGTTTTTGAAAGACATCTTAAAAGTATTGGAAAAAGTAAGGATGATTTTGAAAGAGAAGAGTTTGTTCGAGAAATTTTTAAATTGAAAAATAAGCATAGGGGTGTAATCGTTGATCAGATAAAAAAGCTTGGGGCGTCTTATGATCATTCAAGAGAAAGGTTTACTCTTGATGAGAATCTTTGCAAGGCTGTTAGCAAAGTTTTTAAGGATTTATATTCTAAAGGGTTGATTTACAGGGGTGAATATCTTGTTAATCTTGATCCTGGATCTGGAAGCGTTGTTAGTGACGAAGAGATTGAATATAAAGAGGTTGATGGCAAACTTTATTTTATTAGGTATTTTATTGATTCTTCTTCTTTTATTGAGATTGCAACAACCAGGCCTGAGACTATGTTTGGGGACACTGCTATTGCCGTTAATCCCAATGATGAGAGATACAAGTCTTTAGTTGGTAAAGAGGTCACAATACCTTTGACAACTAAAAAGATAAAAGTAATTGCAGATTTTTATGTTGATAGTGCTTTTGGTACTGGAGCTTTAAAAGTTACTCCTGCACACGATCCTAATGATTTTGAAATTTCAAAAAGGCATAATATTCCCAAGGTCAATATTTTAACTCAAGATGGAAAGCTCAATAAAAATGTTCCTTTGCAATATCAAGGATTAAAGATGAAGGATGCGAGATTTAAAATAGAGATAGAATTAATGGAAAAGGGATTTTTGAAAGATGTTAAAAAACATAAGCAACAAGTTGGACATTGTTATCGATCAGGTGAGGTTATTGAACCTTATTTGTCAACTCAGTGGTTTGTGAAGATGAAACCTTTAGCAGACAAAGCTTTAAAGGCTTTAGAGAATGGTGAATTGAGATTTTATCCTAAGAAGTGGGAGAATACATATAAATATTGGTTATCAAATATTAGAGATTGGTGTATATCAAGACAACTTGTTTGGGGCCATAGAATACCGGCTTGGTACAATATTGATACATCTGAACTTGTTATTAGCGACACTGATCCTTCTTTAGATGAAAAGAATATGGGGAAAAGGTTTGTTCAAGATCCAGATGTTCTTGATACTTGGTTTTCGTCTTGGTTATGGCCTTTTTCTTCTCTTGGATGGCCTGACATTACTGTTGATTTTAAAAATTATTATCCAACAGATGCCTTAATAACAGCTTACGATATAATATTTTTTTGGGTTGCAAGAATGGTTATGGCAGGGTTAGAATTTACAGGTCAAATTCCTTTTAAAGATGTTTACATAACACCTCTTTTGCGAGACAAGCATGGGAAAAAAATGTCAAAATCATTGGGCAATGGAATAGATCCTCTTGACATTATTAATGAGTATGGGAGTGATTCTTTGCGGTTTACTTTATCTTTTTTGTCCGTTCAAGGGCAAGATTTAAATATTGATACTAAGGATTTTATGTTTGGAGCTAAATTTGCAAATAAAGTTTTTAATGCTTCCAAATTCATTCTTTTAAATTTAAAAAATAGAGAAATATTAAATGATTTAAAATTTAATGACATTGACAAATGGTTGCTTACAAGCTTGAATTCAACTATTCTTGGTGTGGAGTCTTCTTTTACAAATTATAAATACAATGAAGCTTCAAAATTCATTTATGAATTTTTTTGGAATGATTTTTGTGATTGGTATATTGAAATTAGTAAGATTGATCTCAATAGCAGAAATGTTAACATTCAAAATATGGCTATTTCTAAGTTGCTGTTTTTTCTTAAAAAAGCATTGTTAATTTTGCACCCTTTCATTCCTTTTGTTACAGAAAAAATTTATTCTGAATTTTCAGAAAAAGGGGATATTTTAGCTTTAAATGAATATCCAAGTTTTGATATTGCTAATAATTTTCAAGAAGAATTTGAAAGTTTTAAAGCATTTAAAACTTTCATTGTATCTGTTAGAACACTTAGAAGCGAATTTAATATATCTCCTAGTATTAAGATTGATGTTGCTTTGAAGTTTGATGCCGATTTTAAATATGAGAGATATTTTAATTCTAATGAATGTATTGCAAGGAAAATGATTAATTTTAGAAATTTATTTTACAATAAAAATTATGATGGCATGATTGGTGTAGCTGTAGCTGGTTTTGAGATTTATGCAGATATTAAGTCATTAATAGATAAAGCCAAAGAGCTAAGAAGGCTTGAAAAGCAGCTTGAAAAGTATAAAATGCTTAGGATTTCTGCTTCAAAGAAGCTTGAAAATGAAAATTTTTTAATGAATGCTCCTAAGGAAATTGTTGAATCTGAAAAATTAAAATTGGTAGAATTTTCCTCTTTGATTGATAAGATAAATAGTTATATTTTAAATTTAAAAAACCTATAA
- a CDS encoding tRNA-dihydrouridine synthase translates to MKFLFDMPLPIMILAPMEDVTDAVFRNLIHLIGSGEGEPHIYFTEFISVKGILNGSKQSIQHIFLKPNELDRPLIAQIWGNVPEQFYRAIEILGGLGFWGIDINMGCPKSKIVKKGVCSALIKNKSLAKEIILASKEACSRFNLPLSVKTRHGFSYPEVDDWLGFLLGFGIDMLTVYPRLAVNQSKGPIDFDIFYQLVKLRNNISPSTLLIGNGDVLSLKDAKCYVDKYLIDGIMLGRGIFKNLNLFKFSSKHFLDSNLNFRLNILKFHVKDFHATWGLSKDFNKLKKYFKIYFTEKEKQSKYFSNLMNSKTYEELFENLNVIDVVGDFENNELHTFRKI, encoded by the coding sequence ATGAAGTTTTTATTTGATATGCCTCTTCCAATTATGATTTTAGCTCCAATGGAAGATGTCACTGATGCTGTTTTTAGAAATTTAATTCATTTAATAGGATCTGGAGAAGGAGAGCCCCATATTTATTTTACTGAATTTATTTCTGTAAAAGGAATTTTAAATGGATCAAAACAGTCTATTCAGCACATTTTTTTAAAACCCAATGAACTTGATAGGCCTTTAATTGCTCAAATTTGGGGTAATGTTCCTGAGCAATTTTATAGGGCAATAGAAATATTGGGTGGTCTGGGTTTTTGGGGGATTGATATTAATATGGGTTGTCCCAAGAGTAAAATAGTTAAAAAAGGTGTTTGTTCAGCCTTAATTAAGAATAAGTCTTTGGCTAAAGAAATAATTCTTGCAAGTAAAGAAGCTTGCTCAAGATTTAATTTACCTCTTAGTGTTAAAACCAGACATGGATTTTCATATCCAGAAGTTGATGATTGGCTAGGGTTTTTGTTGGGATTTGGAATTGATATGTTGACGGTTTACCCAAGGCTTGCTGTTAATCAGAGCAAAGGTCCTATTGATTTTGATATTTTCTATCAACTTGTTAAATTACGAAATAATATTAGTCCTTCTACACTGCTTATTGGCAATGGAGATGTTTTGAGTCTTAAGGATGCTAAATGTTATGTTGATAAATATTTGATTGATGGGATTATGCTTGGTCGTGGAATTTTTAAGAATTTAAATTTATTTAAATTCTCTTCAAAACACTTTTTGGATAGTAATTTAAATTTTAGGTTAAATATATTAAAATTTCATGTAAAGGATTTTCATGCTACTTGGGGACTTAGCAAAGATTTTAATAAACTTAAAAAATATTTTAAGATATATTTTACTGAGAAGGAAAAACAGAGTAAATATTTCTCAAATCTTATGAATTCAAAAACTTATGAAGAGCTTTTTGAAAATTTAAATGTTATTGATGTGGTAGGAGATTTTGAAAACAATGAATTGCATACCTTTAGAAAAATATGA
- a CDS encoding tRNA (5-methylaminomethyl-2-thiouridylate)-methyltransferase has translation MKKPIFKEKTIYSSKFDDIYYNPKYGIEESFHTFIKGCSLDSELKTKKNVLIAELGFGTGLNFICLLKFIKENNITSKVNYYSIEKFPLKRETIMQLSKFFVKEITYFKLMLKNYPKTPKKNLKLKITENVNLKILIGDAKIKIKEIPKNVEYWFLDGFNPKKNPEMWNNQIFNLISEKSSQGCKLSTFSSARIVKDGLKLANFKYIYIEKGFGNKRHMIKSQKN, from the coding sequence ATGAAAAAACCAATTTTTAAAGAAAAAACAATATATTCAAGCAAATTTGACGACATTTATTACAATCCAAAGTATGGAATTGAAGAGAGTTTTCATACATTTATTAAAGGCTGTAGTCTAGATTCAGAATTAAAAACAAAGAAAAATGTTTTAATAGCAGAGTTGGGATTTGGCACAGGATTGAACTTTATATGTCTTTTAAAATTCATAAAAGAGAACAACATAACCTCAAAAGTTAATTATTATTCTATAGAAAAATTTCCTCTAAAAAGGGAAACAATAATGCAACTTTCAAAGTTCTTTGTTAAAGAAATCACTTATTTCAAATTGATGTTAAAAAATTACCCTAAAACTCCAAAAAAAAATTTAAAACTAAAAATAACAGAAAATGTTAATTTAAAAATTTTAATCGGAGATGCTAAAATAAAAATTAAAGAAATTCCAAAAAATGTAGAATACTGGTTTTTAGATGGATTTAATCCGAAAAAAAATCCTGAAATGTGGAACAATCAAATATTCAATTTAATTTCTGAAAAAAGTAGTCAAGGGTGCAAACTTTCAACATTTTCATCTGCAAGGATTGTAAAAGACGGCTTAAAACTTGCTAATTTCAAATACATTTACATAGAAAAAGGATTTGGAAATAAAAGACATATGATAAAATCACAAAAAAATTAA